A genomic region of uncultured Paludibaculum sp. contains the following coding sequences:
- a CDS encoding Gfo/Idh/MocA family oxidoreductase, with protein sequence MYVSQQTNRRAFLRQAAAGIAAPFFIPNLISAPRDGLRLASFGASNMAFATLDGIATHPKVKLVCVAEVDSARLDGVKKKYPDAKIYVDWREMLDKEHKNLDAACVGTPDHMHAPMAVSAMQHGLHIYGQKPLAHDLYEVRKMTEMARKKHLVTQMGIQIHSATEYRTAVSLVQGGTIGKIKEVHAWSGKKWGDPEPRPERTDPVPSSLNWDQWLGVAAERPYINNYYHPGEWRKRIDFGTATFGDMGCHIYDPVFSALQLTAPISVRSEGAAPNTHNWSVNAVIHYVFPGTRYTSDKTVNVTWYDGDERPPQDIQALVGGTRLPGTGCIFIGTNGVMLLPHIKMPVLYPEAQFKDFQMTKVEGVDHYHEWVDAILGKGSTSTAFSYSGPLTEAVLLGPLATFFPKTTLEWNAKKLKFKNSPEATAHVRRAYRAGWKVKGLS encoded by the coding sequence ATGTACGTTTCCCAACAGACCAACAGGCGAGCCTTTCTGCGGCAGGCTGCTGCCGGCATCGCGGCTCCGTTCTTCATCCCCAACCTGATCTCGGCTCCGCGTGACGGCCTCCGTCTGGCCAGTTTCGGAGCATCCAATATGGCGTTCGCCACTCTGGATGGCATCGCCACACACCCCAAGGTCAAACTCGTTTGTGTTGCCGAGGTGGATTCCGCCCGTCTCGATGGCGTGAAGAAGAAGTATCCCGACGCCAAGATCTATGTGGACTGGCGCGAGATGCTCGACAAAGAGCACAAGAACCTGGACGCGGCATGCGTGGGCACGCCGGACCACATGCATGCCCCCATGGCCGTGAGCGCCATGCAGCACGGACTACACATCTACGGGCAGAAGCCGCTGGCGCACGACCTCTATGAGGTCCGCAAAATGACGGAGATGGCGCGCAAGAAGCATCTGGTCACGCAGATGGGGATCCAGATCCATTCCGCCACCGAATACCGCACGGCTGTGAGTCTGGTGCAAGGCGGGACCATCGGCAAGATCAAGGAGGTTCACGCGTGGAGCGGCAAGAAGTGGGGCGATCCGGAACCCAGGCCTGAGCGGACGGACCCCGTTCCGTCCAGTCTGAACTGGGATCAATGGCTGGGAGTGGCGGCCGAACGGCCGTATATCAACAACTACTACCATCCTGGCGAATGGCGGAAACGAATCGACTTCGGCACGGCAACCTTTGGCGATATGGGCTGCCACATCTATGACCCTGTGTTCTCGGCGCTGCAGTTGACCGCGCCTATCTCCGTGCGGTCGGAAGGGGCCGCGCCGAACACGCACAACTGGTCGGTTAACGCGGTCATCCACTACGTCTTCCCGGGCACCCGCTACACCAGCGACAAAACCGTCAACGTGACATGGTACGACGGCGACGAACGTCCGCCGCAGGATATTCAGGCGTTGGTCGGGGGTACTCGGCTGCCCGGCACGGGCTGCATCTTCATCGGTACCAACGGAGTGATGCTGCTGCCACACATCAAGATGCCTGTCCTCTATCCGGAGGCCCAGTTCAAGGACTTCCAGATGACCAAGGTGGAAGGCGTAGACCATTACCATGAGTGGGTGGACGCGATCCTGGGCAAAGGCAGCACGTCGACTGCCTTCAGCTACTCCGGGCCGTTGACAGAGGCCGTGCTGTTGGGGCCGCTGGCGACGTTCTTCCCGAAGACGACGCTGGAGTGGAACGCCAAGAAGCTGAAGTTCAAGAACTCGCCCGAAGCGACAGCTCATGTGCGACGCGCCTATCGAGCGGGGTGGAAGGTAAAGGGCCTGAGCTAA
- a CDS encoding carbon-nitrogen hydrolase family protein, producing the protein MRQLSWIVVIPAACLAAWGQEWREWSPRPEVAPKYSRTGDELTLEGGDNPGVFGGWEQTLPGVQAGQWYRLSGQYRATGLGYEPLQVPVRLDWQTAKGGRAGQPDYAWKVEGDGEWRSVSMEAPAPEGAIAAKLQLWLQNAPQARVSWKNWKLEPVAAPKPRSVKLAAIRLHPKGPDPVARFLEISEAKTPQGTDVILLPEGITVVGTGKSYADVAEAVPGPTTKKLGELAVRKKAWVVAGVYEREGRLIYNTAVLIDRNGQLAGRYRKVYIPREELEGGITPGSEFPVFQADFGKVGMMICWDVQYADPARGLALRGAELILMPIWGGNETLAKARAIENHLFLASSGYDFPSLVIDPAGETLARTEVDGTVALTTIDLNRRYLDPWLGDMKARYFRELRGDVAVDPAGRR; encoded by the coding sequence ATGCGGCAACTATCCTGGATCGTCGTGATACCCGCGGCCTGCCTGGCTGCGTGGGGGCAGGAGTGGCGCGAATGGTCGCCCCGGCCGGAGGTGGCGCCGAAGTACAGCCGCACGGGCGACGAACTCACGCTGGAGGGCGGCGACAATCCCGGCGTCTTTGGTGGATGGGAGCAAACGCTGCCGGGGGTCCAAGCTGGCCAATGGTACCGGCTCAGCGGGCAGTATCGTGCCACCGGGTTGGGCTATGAGCCCCTGCAGGTGCCAGTGCGGCTCGATTGGCAGACCGCGAAGGGTGGCCGTGCCGGACAGCCCGACTATGCGTGGAAGGTGGAAGGCGACGGCGAGTGGCGGAGCGTGTCGATGGAGGCTCCGGCGCCGGAGGGCGCTATCGCGGCGAAGCTGCAACTGTGGCTCCAGAATGCACCGCAGGCGCGGGTGTCCTGGAAGAACTGGAAATTGGAGCCCGTGGCCGCGCCGAAGCCCAGGAGCGTGAAGCTTGCGGCGATCCGGTTGCATCCGAAAGGACCGGATCCGGTGGCGCGATTCCTGGAGATCTCCGAGGCCAAGACGCCGCAAGGGACCGACGTAATCCTGTTGCCCGAAGGCATCACCGTTGTGGGTACAGGCAAGAGCTATGCGGATGTCGCCGAGGCGGTGCCCGGGCCGACCACGAAGAAGCTCGGCGAACTCGCTGTGCGCAAGAAGGCCTGGGTAGTAGCAGGGGTGTATGAGCGGGAGGGCCGGCTGATCTACAACACGGCTGTGCTGATCGACCGGAACGGCCAGTTGGCCGGACGGTACCGGAAAGTGTACATCCCACGCGAGGAACTGGAGGGCGGAATTACGCCGGGCAGCGAATTCCCGGTGTTCCAGGCCGACTTTGGCAAGGTGGGCATGATGATTTGTTGGGACGTGCAGTACGCCGATCCCGCGCGCGGTCTGGCGTTGCGCGGCGCCGAGTTGATCCTGATGCCCATCTGGGGTGGTAATGAGACGCTGGCCAAGGCGCGGGCGATCGAGAACCACCTGTTTTTGGCCTCTTCGGGCTATGACTTCCCGTCTCTGGTGATCGATCCGGCCGGCGAGACGCTGGCGCGTACGGAAGTGGACGGTACTGTGGCGCTGACCACGATCGACCTGAACCGGCGCTATCTCGACCCATGGCTGGGCGACATGAAGGCCCGCTATTTCCGAGAGTTGCGCGGCGATGTGGCGGTGGACCCGGCCGGACGCCGGTAG
- a CDS encoding HAD family acid phosphatase, producing the protein MRLNPIARTTLALSLFLMPFAAPPLHAEQARTITLEDLARSLPKEPINVVFDVDDTVLFTSAGFQWGSRTYGPRIVSAGVSVREEDLPSDDDRRKYREFWSKMNNELDQYSVKKWIAGELIALHKSRGDRIYFVTKRIYTGSEKLTELLRQEFGLPTDSPAVIFTSRQPKTKAFRDIKAQVSYGDSDGDIRDSIQAGARPIRVLRSPASVNHEPTHNGGFGEEVLFNSEND; encoded by the coding sequence ATGCGCCTGAACCCGATCGCCAGAACCACCCTGGCTCTTTCTCTATTCCTGATGCCGTTTGCCGCGCCGCCCCTCCACGCCGAGCAAGCCCGCACCATCACGTTGGAGGATCTCGCCCGAAGCCTGCCGAAGGAACCCATCAACGTCGTATTCGACGTCGACGATACGGTCCTCTTCACCTCGGCCGGTTTCCAGTGGGGCTCCCGCACCTACGGACCTCGCATTGTCTCCGCCGGCGTGTCGGTCCGCGAAGAGGACCTACCCTCCGACGACGACCGTCGCAAGTACCGCGAGTTCTGGTCGAAGATGAACAACGAACTCGACCAGTACAGCGTCAAGAAGTGGATCGCCGGCGAGTTGATTGCGCTGCACAAGTCGCGCGGCGACAGGATCTACTTCGTCACCAAACGCATCTACACCGGCAGCGAGAAGCTGACCGAGTTGCTGCGGCAGGAGTTCGGCCTGCCAACCGACTCCCCGGCCGTGATCTTCACCAGCCGCCAGCCCAAGACCAAGGCCTTTCGCGACATCAAAGCCCAGGTCAGCTACGGTGACTCCGATGGCGACATCCGCGACTCCATCCAGGCGGGGGCCCGCCCCATCCGGGTTCTGCGCTCCCCCGCGTCGGTGAACCACGAACCCACCCACAACGGCGGCTTCGGGGAAGAGGTTCTCTTCAACTCGGAAAATGACTGA
- a CDS encoding family 78 glycoside hydrolase catalytic domain, which translates to MLSRRGFLVAGAALPAASALASSVGAPSGLRCEYLHNPLGLDSPAPRLSWQPAALRQTAYRIAVESGGTVTWDSGRIASAQSVHVPYAGRALASRQRCSWKVRVWDDHDTPSGWSEASSFEMGLLQAADWRAQWVGAPDAESDSAIQTAPSPWFRRSFQLTSRPGAARAYVCGLGFFELYLNGRKVGEDVLAPAQTDYDRRRVRRVLYPFDDQTAKRVSYLTYDVTEYLRAGENVAGVVLGDGWYNQRDRVEEGWLWYGSPRMIVQIEGDGGAPIVASDGRWKVTTAGPILHSSLFVGEQYDARLEMPGWSAAGFDDSAWTKAVVVRAPSGKLCAQVAPVDRVVETVKGLEGKLDSGGFTFDAGRNLAGWARVRLSGPRGRKVTLRFREDSGRDYGQRDSYVLKGEGKESWEPRFTWHGFRYVDVAGVEEAPELEVRGVHTAVEPAGRFECSNPLFNQIHETFVRTQLANMHCGVTSDCPHRERLGYTGDGQVAAQAAIYALDMARFFSKWTDDIADARNHKTGFVPHTAPFEGGGGGPPWGSAMVLMPWYQYLYYGDRLALERHYEAMRAWVDYLGTRTDSQGIVVKEEPGGWFLGDWCPPKKIAIPPEFVSTCHYGHCADLVGRAAAALGRTTDAEAMAGLVRRTSAALHTRFFDAGRRQYVDGRQGANFFPLAFGLVPRDAEETVFARAVEIVERENHEHFDTGFVGTPLVLDVLTARGRTDLAYRLMNQRDLPSFGHMLASGATTLWETWDGKSSRMHPMFGGACRWFWQALAGITPDAERPGFEVIHVEPRPVEDLQWVRAEYRTLRGVVGVDWSRSASRFQMKLRVPANTEAAVRLPGGVGERRVGAGMHEFGG; encoded by the coding sequence ATGCTGTCTCGACGTGGTTTTCTGGTGGCTGGTGCAGCATTGCCCGCCGCCTCCGCTCTTGCCTCTTCGGTGGGTGCTCCTTCTGGCTTGCGATGCGAGTATCTGCACAATCCACTGGGGCTCGATTCGCCCGCGCCTCGTTTGTCCTGGCAACCGGCCGCCCTGCGGCAGACGGCCTATCGGATTGCCGTGGAGAGCGGGGGCACTGTGACCTGGGATTCCGGCCGGATTGCCTCCGCCCAGTCCGTCCATGTGCCCTATGCCGGGCGTGCACTGGCCTCCCGGCAGCGCTGCTCCTGGAAGGTCCGCGTTTGGGACGACCACGACACGCCCTCCGGCTGGAGTGAAGCGTCATCCTTCGAGATGGGCCTGCTGCAAGCCGCTGACTGGCGCGCCCAATGGGTGGGGGCCCCGGACGCGGAGAGCGATTCGGCGATACAGACAGCGCCCAGCCCCTGGTTCCGGCGGTCGTTTCAATTAACGTCGCGGCCCGGGGCCGCCCGTGCCTACGTGTGTGGGTTGGGATTCTTCGAGCTCTATTTGAACGGGCGGAAGGTTGGCGAGGATGTGCTCGCGCCGGCGCAGACGGACTACGACCGGAGGCGTGTCCGGCGGGTGTTGTACCCGTTTGACGACCAGACGGCGAAGCGAGTCTCCTACCTCACCTACGACGTGACGGAGTATCTGCGCGCCGGCGAGAACGTGGCCGGAGTGGTGCTGGGTGATGGCTGGTACAACCAGCGGGACCGGGTGGAAGAGGGCTGGCTGTGGTACGGGTCGCCGCGCATGATTGTGCAGATAGAAGGCGACGGCGGGGCTCCGATTGTGGCGAGCGATGGCAGGTGGAAGGTGACCACAGCGGGTCCGATTCTGCACAGCAGCCTCTTCGTGGGCGAGCAGTACGATGCCCGGTTGGAGATGCCCGGCTGGAGTGCCGCTGGGTTTGACGATTCCGCATGGACGAAGGCGGTGGTTGTGCGCGCGCCATCGGGCAAGCTATGCGCTCAGGTCGCGCCCGTAGACCGTGTGGTCGAAACAGTGAAGGGCCTTGAGGGTAAGTTGGACTCGGGCGGCTTCACCTTCGACGCGGGCAGGAACCTGGCGGGTTGGGCCCGAGTGAGGCTTAGCGGGCCGCGTGGCCGGAAAGTGACGCTTCGGTTCCGGGAAGATAGCGGGCGTGACTATGGTCAGCGCGACAGTTATGTGTTGAAGGGCGAAGGTAAGGAGAGCTGGGAGCCGCGCTTCACGTGGCATGGGTTCCGCTATGTGGATGTGGCCGGTGTCGAAGAGGCTCCGGAGCTGGAGGTCCGTGGCGTTCACACGGCCGTGGAGCCGGCGGGCCGCTTCGAGTGCTCCAACCCTCTGTTCAACCAGATCCACGAGACGTTTGTGCGAACGCAGCTCGCGAACATGCACTGCGGGGTGACGAGCGATTGTCCGCACCGCGAGCGGTTGGGGTACACGGGTGACGGGCAGGTGGCGGCGCAGGCGGCCATCTATGCACTGGACATGGCCCGGTTCTTCTCGAAGTGGACGGATGACATCGCCGACGCCCGCAACCACAAGACCGGGTTCGTGCCACACACCGCACCGTTCGAGGGTGGCGGCGGTGGACCACCCTGGGGTTCGGCGATGGTCTTGATGCCCTGGTATCAGTATTTGTACTATGGAGACCGCTTGGCCCTGGAGCGGCACTACGAGGCGATGCGGGCCTGGGTGGACTACTTGGGAACGCGGACCGACTCGCAGGGCATTGTCGTGAAGGAAGAGCCCGGGGGCTGGTTCCTGGGTGACTGGTGCCCGCCGAAAAAGATCGCTATTCCGCCCGAGTTCGTGTCGACGTGCCACTACGGGCACTGCGCGGATCTGGTGGGCCGGGCGGCGGCCGCGCTGGGTCGCACGACGGATGCTGAGGCCATGGCCGGGCTGGTTCGGCGAACCAGTGCCGCGCTCCACACGCGGTTCTTCGACGCCGGCCGGCGGCAGTATGTGGATGGACGGCAGGGGGCGAACTTCTTTCCGCTGGCCTTCGGTCTGGTGCCGCGGGATGCGGAGGAAACCGTGTTCGCGCGGGCGGTGGAGATCGTGGAACGTGAGAATCACGAGCATTTCGATACCGGATTTGTGGGCACTCCGCTGGTTCTCGACGTGCTCACGGCCAGGGGCCGGACCGATCTCGCCTACCGTCTGATGAACCAGCGGGATTTGCCCAGTTTCGGCCACATGCTGGCTTCCGGGGCGACGACGCTATGGGAGACGTGGGATGGCAAGTCGTCGCGGATGCATCCGATGTTTGGCGGAGCATGCCGCTGGTTCTGGCAGGCGCTGGCCGGGATCACGCCGGATGCGGAGCGTCCAGGGTTCGAGGTCATCCATGTGGAGCCGCGTCCCGTGGAGGATCTGCAATGGGTCCGGGCCGAGTACCGGACCCTGCGAGGCGTGGTGGGCGTTGATTGGAGCCGGAGTGCAAGCCGGTTCCAGATGAAGCTGCGAGTGCCGGCGAATACTGAGGCTGCGGTTCGGCTGCCCGGCGGAGTTGGCGAGCGCCGCGTGGGCGCCGGAATGCACGAATTTGGCGGCTGA
- a CDS encoding ABC transporter permease: MPLLSHLAIDIRYAVRSLRQSPGFALVAISVLAIGIGANTAIFSVVNSVLLRPLPFPDPAGLTIVWETSTQQGVKREGPSGPNFYDWREQSRLYQDLAAVELGTGTVTGLREPRQIPAMRVTTNLFSLLNAPPALDRLFLAEDGHGGRKPLVIISDAFWRRALGADPNIVGKTLTMDLIPYKVVGVLGRDFWLPFPSDLFVPWPDDELRYHRDRLAHDLGVFGRLKPGVSPEQASAELNGIQSRMRATHPELEGWRVTVLPLQSVTVEYIRLALIVLFGAVACVLLIACTNVANLLLARAVGRRREIGMRAALGASRGRLLQQFLTESLVMSTAAGAVGTLLAYWGVWLLSAIVPATIPIPDAAAEVTLRGFEIDQRVLIFTMGVSLLTGVLFGLAPALHAIKADLIECLKQDSRGSTEGGRHVRELLLAGEVALAMVLLVAAGLMLKSFARLQHADLGIRADHLLTMEMELPTDTRYRRAAEQGAFFAQVLERTQALPGVRDAALTSVLPLHAQDQRARFLIENGPLLPVNERLQADLRGVSHTFFQTMGIPLKGGRLLERRDSADSAQLTVVADESFARRYFPGQRAIGRYLLFGGMKAEIVGIVGDVKHTGADREARPTLYVSFLKSPEQRMNLVLRTIADPGTLIESAKHAIWSIDPDQPIYRIESMEHVVAEATSSSRLTLSLLGIFAAAALGLAAFGIFGVVAYTVNLRVREIGIRMALGARGADVQRLIIRQMMTTIGSGILAGLAAALLLTRLMSAMLYEVSPHDPLITASVATLLAIVSMAACWLPAFRVSRIDPMMALRDQ, translated from the coding sequence ATGCCTCTGCTTTCGCACCTGGCGATCGACATCCGCTATGCGGTCAGAAGCCTCCGTCAAAGTCCCGGCTTTGCTCTTGTAGCGATCAGCGTCCTCGCAATCGGCATCGGGGCCAATACGGCCATCTTCAGCGTTGTCAACTCGGTCCTCCTCCGGCCTCTCCCTTTCCCCGATCCCGCAGGCCTCACCATCGTTTGGGAGACCAGCACTCAACAGGGTGTCAAACGGGAAGGGCCCTCTGGCCCCAACTTCTATGACTGGCGGGAGCAGAGCCGGCTCTACCAGGACTTGGCCGCCGTCGAACTCGGCACTGGTACGGTCACGGGGCTGCGTGAGCCCCGCCAGATCCCGGCCATGCGTGTCACCACGAATCTCTTCTCGCTGCTGAACGCGCCTCCCGCGCTGGACCGGCTCTTCCTGGCCGAAGACGGCCACGGCGGTCGAAAGCCTCTGGTTATCATCTCCGACGCCTTCTGGCGCCGCGCGCTCGGAGCCGACCCCAACATTGTGGGCAAGACTCTCACCATGGACCTCATTCCCTACAAGGTTGTCGGGGTCCTCGGACGCGACTTCTGGCTCCCCTTCCCATCCGACCTGTTCGTACCGTGGCCCGACGACGAACTGCGCTATCACCGTGACCGGCTTGCGCACGACCTCGGCGTATTCGGACGCCTCAAGCCCGGAGTTTCGCCAGAACAGGCATCCGCCGAGTTGAACGGCATACAGAGCCGCATGCGGGCCACGCATCCGGAACTCGAAGGTTGGCGCGTCACCGTCCTTCCGCTGCAATCCGTGACGGTCGAGTACATCCGTCTCGCCCTAATCGTGCTCTTCGGCGCCGTGGCCTGCGTGCTACTCATTGCGTGCACCAACGTCGCGAACCTCCTGCTGGCGCGAGCCGTCGGGCGCCGCCGGGAAATCGGGATGCGCGCCGCCCTGGGAGCCAGCCGTGGGCGCCTTCTCCAGCAGTTCCTCACCGAAAGTCTCGTGATGAGCACCGCGGCCGGCGCCGTCGGCACACTGCTCGCTTACTGGGGTGTCTGGCTCCTGTCAGCCATCGTGCCCGCCACAATCCCCATCCCGGATGCCGCCGCCGAAGTCACACTGCGCGGCTTCGAGATCGACCAGCGCGTACTCATCTTCACGATGGGCGTCTCACTGCTCACAGGTGTCCTCTTCGGCCTCGCCCCCGCCCTGCATGCAATCAAGGCCGATCTCATCGAGTGCCTGAAACAGGACTCGCGAGGCTCTACGGAAGGCGGCCGCCACGTCCGCGAGCTTCTGTTGGCCGGCGAGGTCGCGCTCGCCATGGTCCTGCTCGTTGCCGCCGGTCTCATGTTGAAGAGTTTCGCCCGGCTCCAACACGCCGATCTCGGCATCCGCGCCGATCACCTTCTCACCATGGAGATGGAACTGCCCACGGATACGCGCTATCGGCGTGCCGCCGAACAGGGTGCATTCTTCGCTCAGGTCCTGGAGCGCACCCAAGCGCTGCCCGGAGTCCGCGACGCGGCACTGACCTCGGTCCTACCTCTGCATGCTCAGGATCAACGCGCCCGCTTTCTTATCGAAAACGGCCCTTTGCTCCCTGTCAACGAGCGTCTGCAAGCCGACCTGCGCGGCGTCAGCCACACCTTCTTCCAGACCATGGGCATCCCCCTCAAGGGCGGCCGGCTGCTAGAGCGCCGCGACTCCGCCGATTCGGCGCAACTCACGGTCGTCGCTGACGAATCCTTTGCCCGCCGTTACTTTCCCGGCCAGCGGGCCATCGGCCGCTACCTCCTTTTCGGCGGGATGAAGGCTGAGATCGTGGGCATTGTCGGTGATGTGAAGCACACGGGGGCGGACCGCGAAGCCCGGCCCACTCTCTATGTCTCCTTCCTTAAGAGCCCGGAACAGCGAATGAATCTCGTCCTGCGCACCATAGCGGACCCCGGCACTCTCATCGAAAGTGCCAAGCACGCCATCTGGAGTATCGACCCGGACCAGCCTATCTATCGCATTGAGAGCATGGAGCACGTGGTTGCCGAAGCCACCAGTTCCTCCCGCCTGACGCTCTCGCTGCTGGGCATCTTTGCGGCCGCCGCCCTCGGTCTGGCGGCGTTCGGCATCTTCGGCGTAGTTGCGTATACGGTGAACCTACGGGTCCGCGAGATCGGGATCCGCATGGCCCTGGGAGCGCGCGGCGCCGATGTGCAGCGCCTGATCATCCGCCAGATGATGACGACGATTGGGAGCGGAATCCTGGCGGGGTTGGCGGCAGCGCTCCTTCTCACTCGGCTGATGTCAGCAATGCTCTACGAAGTCAGCCCCCATGACCCGCTCATCACCGCAAGTGTGGCCACGCTGCTGGCTATCGTATCGATGGCCGCTTGTTGGCTGCCCGCTTTCCGTGTCTCGCGGATTGACCCAATGATGGCGTTGAGAGACCAGTAG
- a CDS encoding OFA family MFS transporter: MQSNTGRGLNRWWRVAGGLSMNLALGTLYGWSVFVAPLEAQFGWKRAETSMVFTIAVIVFALSFVVAGRLQDRYGPLACSLAGGVLVSLGFYLCSFTTSLNYLFLCFGVIGGLGNGFGYATPIPVMAKWFPDKRGLAVGLAVGGYGAGSAIFGPLAQLKLIPTYGLPATFQILGAIFLVMTVAGALLLRNPPAGYRPEGWTPPVTQGVTAGREFTPGEMLRTRTFYLMWAGYALGCSAGLMVISQLVPFAKSVGVGAAALATMTLVVGAFGNASGRILSGWMSDRLGRINVLRVMIGICVAAMPALYAAGSNVVLLYAAVFVVYWCYGTQLSVNGVAASDFWGTKNAGINYGILFTAWGVAGIIGPRIGGVLYDRYHDYQAAFCAAAGLAAVALLCELGAKRPQADGAARRP, from the coding sequence ATGCAATCGAACACGGGGCGCGGGCTGAACCGGTGGTGGCGCGTAGCGGGCGGGCTGTCGATGAACCTCGCGCTGGGGACGCTGTATGGGTGGAGCGTCTTCGTTGCGCCCCTGGAGGCGCAATTCGGCTGGAAGCGGGCAGAGACTTCGATGGTGTTCACGATCGCGGTGATCGTGTTCGCCTTGAGCTTCGTGGTGGCCGGGCGGTTGCAGGACCGGTACGGGCCGCTGGCGTGTTCCCTGGCGGGCGGTGTACTGGTAAGCCTCGGGTTTTACCTGTGCTCGTTCACGACGAGCCTGAACTACCTCTTCCTATGCTTCGGCGTGATCGGCGGATTGGGCAACGGCTTCGGGTATGCCACTCCGATTCCAGTGATGGCGAAGTGGTTTCCCGACAAGCGGGGCCTGGCCGTGGGACTGGCGGTGGGCGGCTATGGAGCGGGCTCCGCCATCTTCGGCCCCCTGGCGCAATTGAAGCTGATTCCCACCTACGGGCTGCCCGCGACGTTTCAGATCCTGGGCGCGATCTTCCTGGTGATGACCGTGGCGGGCGCACTGCTGCTGCGGAATCCGCCGGCGGGCTACAGGCCCGAGGGATGGACTCCTCCCGTGACGCAGGGCGTAACGGCGGGGCGCGAGTTCACTCCCGGCGAGATGTTGAGAACCCGCACGTTCTACCTGATGTGGGCAGGCTATGCGTTGGGCTGTTCGGCCGGCCTGATGGTGATCAGCCAACTCGTCCCCTTCGCCAAGAGCGTGGGGGTGGGCGCGGCGGCGCTGGCGACGATGACCCTGGTGGTGGGCGCGTTTGGAAACGCTTCGGGCCGGATTCTGTCCGGGTGGATGTCGGACCGACTGGGGCGCATCAACGTGTTGCGCGTGATGATCGGGATCTGCGTTGCGGCGATGCCCGCGCTGTATGCGGCGGGAAGCAACGTGGTGCTGCTGTACGCCGCGGTCTTCGTCGTGTACTGGTGCTACGGGACGCAGCTATCCGTGAATGGTGTGGCGGCGTCGGACTTCTGGGGCACGAAGAACGCCGGGATCAACTACGGCATCCTGTTCACCGCGTGGGGTGTTGCGGGTATCATCGGACCACGTATCGGCGGAGTGCTCTACGACCGGTATCACGATTACCAGGCGGCGTTCTGTGCGGCCGCGGGGCTGGCTGCCGTCGCGCTGCTATGCGAGTTGGGTGCGAAGCGCCCGCAAGCAGACGGGGCGGCGCGCCGCCCGTAA
- a CDS encoding carboxypeptidase-like regulatory domain-containing protein, whose translation MARIVIWVTAAVCCPLVFAQSNLATVNGIISDPHQDAVLNAVVQARNDETCVIRSVTTGSTGRYEIPGLVPGPYTIEAQASGFSTATHPIRLEVGQNMRLDLGLTVGPAKTSLEVTSTVEMLKTQDAAVGEVVETKSVKELPLNGRALLDLALTVPGSHQGHGTYVPGRTCADGLNEPALLASGPKLFADDRRQPPQRELLPH comes from the coding sequence ATGGCTAGAATCGTCATCTGGGTCACAGCGGCCGTGTGCTGTCCGCTGGTCTTCGCTCAAAGTAACCTGGCGACCGTGAATGGGATCATCTCAGACCCCCATCAGGACGCGGTGCTCAATGCGGTGGTTCAGGCGCGCAACGACGAAACATGCGTCATCCGATCAGTCACTACCGGATCAACCGGCCGCTATGAGATTCCCGGCCTTGTTCCCGGGCCGTACACCATCGAAGCGCAGGCTTCGGGCTTCTCCACGGCCACGCATCCGATCCGCCTCGAAGTGGGACAGAACATGCGTCTCGACCTGGGCCTTACCGTCGGTCCGGCTAAGACCTCACTGGAGGTGACCTCGACGGTGGAGATGCTCAAGACCCAGGATGCTGCTGTCGGTGAAGTTGTCGAGACCAAATCTGTCAAGGAATTGCCCCTCAATGGACGGGCCCTGCTCGACCTTGCTCTTACCGTCCCCGGCTCGCACCAGGGGCACGGTACCTATGTGCCCGGCCGTACATGCGCAGACGGGCTCAATGAACCCGCTCTACTGGCGTCCGGGCCAAAACTCTTCGCTGACGATCGGCGGCAACCGCCCCAACGCGAACTACTTCCTCATTGA